A region of Pyxidicoccus parkwaysis DNA encodes the following proteins:
- a CDS encoding TonB-dependent receptor plug domain-containing protein: MHSTVYGKPRQGAVKAFPGRRGLQALWLSVLLCALAITGLGSTEAHAQDATTESAPKVKRKKRTPKSPATPRATRTKTKSRKATKSTTATSPADEEIPVLGGNGPSTDDPLTAEPVAAEPPTPLSPNPHSSEPLPVASPGSPMATPAAGHAGSPVSTTPVPASGTLPAQPSPVAAPAPSSNVPISAPFAEPTMDRPLPPPSGLAGLPGGDPLAGGDALEESVNRVLSEAVVTTAGKRNQRIADVPLTVSWIPAEELEGTGQFSLCEAIQYFPGMECRRGSMRKAAVSARGLGSNYLSNRLLLLKDGRPLTDPWTGQFYADETTPLTNLKQVEVIRGPGSSLYGSNAFSGVINIIERQPSDIIEKGKNVGAEARVLAGQDQTWRLHGTVAGRGGPVEALLGYYGYGSDGPQLFNDPKVGRVDNNEDSLVHQVSGKVRVGPLALDADFTDATIGRPGGTHISTVGNCGRCHYTPNDQEKTQNLNAAAQVDQQVTENVRVFGQAYALFKRRDVQLENAFGGDPQRALGKRRRLGGEARALLTFGDLNVTFGGDVKHDNVNVPNVLPELTLDDTQQTIIGGFVDGEYRLFNRLVFGAGARYDRYQIPERIWTKRSDQISPRASVVFHAVPELLTLRTNYGRAFRAPTLAELAINQQMYASTLIGNSNLAAETLDTFEAAVDFWPFDRRVRLTGTGFYNVAKNFINQELVFGSVSQFKNLGDARVAGFELEAAAQIPSINSSFDVAYQFLDAKSVPYGDGPESPLDYAPSHRIYARGRTNIGKVAFAELYALYVGNRFDPGFLVDEATGQATTRVQLPSYITAGARVGFNVYDGISVSFLGSNLFNAKYEESHGFPAPPQSFFSEVKVRY; this comes from the coding sequence ATGCACTCAACTGTGTACGGTAAGCCGCGGCAAGGCGCGGTAAAGGCGTTTCCAGGGCGTCGCGGTCTTCAGGCCCTGTGGTTGTCGGTGCTCCTTTGTGCGCTGGCCATCACCGGCCTCGGGAGCACCGAAGCCCACGCCCAGGATGCCACGACGGAGTCGGCGCCGAAGGTGAAGCGCAAGAAGCGCACGCCCAAGAGCCCCGCCACGCCTCGCGCCACCCGGACGAAGACGAAGTCCCGCAAGGCCACGAAGTCCACCACCGCCACGTCTCCGGCCGACGAGGAGATTCCGGTGCTGGGCGGCAACGGCCCGTCCACGGATGATCCGCTCACCGCCGAGCCCGTGGCCGCCGAGCCGCCCACGCCCCTGAGCCCCAACCCCCACTCCAGCGAGCCGCTGCCGGTGGCCTCTCCGGGCTCGCCCATGGCCACCCCGGCCGCGGGCCACGCCGGCTCCCCCGTGAGCACCACCCCGGTGCCGGCCAGCGGCACGCTGCCCGCGCAGCCGTCCCCGGTGGCCGCCCCGGCGCCGTCCTCGAATGTTCCCATCAGCGCGCCCTTCGCCGAGCCCACCATGGACCGGCCGCTGCCGCCTCCGTCCGGCCTGGCCGGGCTGCCCGGTGGAGACCCGCTCGCGGGCGGTGACGCGCTCGAGGAGTCCGTCAACCGCGTGCTGAGCGAGGCCGTCGTCACCACGGCGGGCAAGCGCAACCAGCGCATCGCGGACGTGCCCCTCACGGTGTCGTGGATTCCGGCCGAGGAGCTGGAGGGCACCGGCCAGTTCTCGCTGTGCGAGGCGATTCAATACTTCCCCGGCATGGAGTGCCGGCGCGGCTCCATGCGCAAGGCGGCGGTGAGCGCGCGCGGACTGGGCTCCAACTACCTGTCCAACCGCCTGCTGCTCCTCAAGGACGGCCGGCCGCTGACGGACCCGTGGACGGGCCAGTTCTACGCGGACGAGACGACGCCCCTGACGAACCTCAAGCAGGTGGAGGTCATCCGGGGCCCGGGCTCGTCGCTGTACGGCTCCAACGCCTTCAGCGGCGTCATCAACATCATCGAGCGCCAGCCCTCGGACATCATCGAGAAGGGCAAGAATGTCGGCGCCGAGGCGCGCGTGCTGGCGGGCCAGGACCAGACGTGGCGCCTGCACGGCACGGTGGCCGGACGCGGTGGCCCGGTGGAGGCGCTGCTCGGCTACTACGGCTACGGCTCGGACGGGCCGCAGCTCTTCAATGACCCCAAGGTGGGCCGCGTCGACAACAACGAGGACTCGCTGGTGCACCAGGTGAGCGGCAAGGTGCGCGTGGGCCCGCTGGCGCTGGACGCGGACTTCACCGACGCGACGATTGGCCGCCCGGGCGGCACGCACATCTCCACCGTGGGCAACTGCGGCCGCTGCCACTACACGCCCAACGACCAGGAGAAGACGCAGAACCTCAACGCCGCCGCGCAGGTGGACCAGCAGGTGACGGAGAACGTGCGCGTCTTCGGCCAAGCGTACGCCCTCTTCAAGCGGCGCGACGTGCAGCTGGAGAACGCCTTCGGCGGAGACCCGCAGCGGGCGCTCGGCAAGCGCCGCCGGCTGGGCGGTGAGGCGCGCGCGCTGCTGACCTTCGGTGACCTGAACGTCACCTTCGGCGGCGACGTGAAGCACGACAATGTCAACGTGCCCAACGTCCTGCCGGAGCTGACGCTGGACGACACGCAGCAGACCATCATCGGCGGCTTCGTGGACGGGGAGTACCGCCTCTTCAACCGGCTCGTCTTCGGTGCCGGCGCCCGGTATGACCGCTACCAGATTCCGGAGCGCATCTGGACGAAGCGCTCGGACCAGATTTCGCCGCGCGCCAGCGTGGTGTTCCACGCCGTGCCGGAGCTGCTCACGCTGCGCACCAACTACGGCCGCGCCTTCCGCGCGCCCACGCTGGCGGAGCTGGCCATCAACCAGCAGATGTACGCGTCCACGCTCATCGGCAACTCGAACCTCGCCGCCGAGACGCTGGACACCTTCGAGGCCGCGGTGGACTTCTGGCCCTTCGACCGGCGCGTGCGCCTGACGGGCACGGGCTTCTACAACGTGGCCAAGAACTTCATCAATCAGGAGCTCGTCTTCGGCTCGGTGTCCCAGTTCAAGAACCTGGGCGACGCGCGTGTGGCGGGCTTCGAGCTGGAGGCGGCGGCGCAGATTCCGTCCATCAACTCGTCCTTCGACGTGGCCTACCAGTTCCTGGACGCCAAGTCGGTGCCGTACGGCGACGGGCCCGAGTCCCCGCTGGACTACGCGCCCAGCCACCGCATCTACGCGCGTGGCCGCACCAACATCGGCAAGGTGGCCTTCGCGGAGCTGTACGCCCTCTACGTGGGCAACCGCTTCGACCCGGGCTTCCTCGTGGACGAGGCGACGGGCCAGGCCACCACGCGCGTGCAGCTTCCCAGCTACATCACCGCCGGGGCGCGCGTGGGCTTCAACGTCTACGACGGCATCTCCGTGTCCTTCCTCGGCTCCAACCTCTTCAACGCGAAGTACGAGGAGTCGCATGGCTTCCCGGCGCCTCCCCAGTCCTTCTTCAGTGAAGTCAAGGTTCGATACTAG